From Nilaparvata lugens isolate BPH chromosome 7, ASM1435652v1, whole genome shotgun sequence, one genomic window encodes:
- the LOC120352285 gene encoding uncharacterized protein LOC120352285 isoform X2, with protein sequence MFKKICICFGILAILAGCLADTQKTPDKGDLKTSEWFWGWPWSWGGPWSWGGPWAWNRGFWSRFWGRPWTWRFW encoded by the exons ATGTTCAAAAAG ATATGTATTTGCTTTGGAATTCTTGCAATACTAGCAGGATGCTTGGCTGACACTCAAAAAACACCAGATAAAGGTGATCTGAAAACTTCTGAGTGGTTCTGGGGATGGCCCTGGAGTTGGGGAGGGCCCTGGAGTTGGGGAGGGCCCTGGGCATGGAACAGGGGTTTCTGGAGTCGGTTTTGGGGGAGACCGTGGACTTGGC GTTTTTGGTAA
- the LOC120352286 gene encoding vicilin-like seed storage protein At2g28490, giving the protein MSFKKGFLLVAVLAAVICLIAAAPASNIQQKEKSEKDDLKAEEFWGWGGGWGGWGGWGGWGGWGGPWGGWGGFWG; this is encoded by the exons ATGTCTTTCAAAAAG GGTTTTCTCTTAGTAGCAGTTCTAGCGGCAGTCATTTGCCTCATAGCAGCTGCTCCTGCCTCAAACATCCAGCAAAAGGAAAAATCGGAGAAAGATGACCTGAAAGCGGAAGAGTTCTGGGGGTGGGGAGGTGGTTGGGGTGGATGGGGTGGTTGGGGCGGTTGGGGTGGATGGGGTGGTCCCTGGGGAGGATGGGGAG GATTCTGGGGATGA